DNA from Candidatus Nitrospira nitrificans:
CGAGGCGATATATTCGACGACACGGCCTTGAAACACCTGAGGAATCGTCGCCTTCACAGATCCGGCATTCACGGCCGACGCGCTGCCTTTCCCGAACGCGCTCTCGATGGCCTCGGCGGTCCGGATGGCGGTCGTAAAATCAGGTTGCCGGAGAAGGACGGAGACTGTTTCCCATGAGTCGATATTGACGGGAAGCTCCTTTTCGATGATGGCCCCCCCGGGAATCACGCCGGCCGATTGATGATTCTTCACCACCGTCGCTCCGCCGGCCCCTCCCGTCCCGCCGAGAAAACCACCGATCGAGACGGGTCCCTGCGCGACGGCAAAGACCTGCTGGTTGGCCGCCTTTAACGGTGTGAGCAAGAGCGTCCCGCCTTGCAGGCTTTTGGCGTTCGCCATCGACGAGACCACGGCGTCCAGCGTCATCCCCGGTTTCGAGAACGGAGGAAGCTTGGCGGTCACCATCACCGAAGCGATGTTTCTCGTCAATAACTGGATGGGATCGATCACCAGATTGACGCCCATCTTGTTCAACATGGACATCATCGCCTGAATCGTGAACTGTCCACCGATGACTCGGTCCCCGGTGCTGTCCAGCCCGACCACCAAACCGTACCCGAGCAACTGGTTTTCTCGCACTCCTTCGATCACACCGATGTCCTTGATCCTCACCGCATCGGCGCCGGAGGGCATCAAGAGACCACCCGTCAGTATCAGTGCACTGACTATGGAGATACTTCGTTTGACCATGCGCGGGACACCTATCCTCTCCACAAACGTTTGGGAACGGAAACCGGCGACCGGCGACCAAGTATGATGCGCGACAGCCATCCTTGCGTAGAGGCGACTTCATTGTTCGAGTCGTGAGCCGCCTCTTCAAGCGCGTGGAATCGTGCCCTGCTCCCGAAGGTGGGAGGATCGAAGTCAGCGCGCCGCACCACCCCGCTCTGCACCATCATCTGCAGCGTACGCAGATTCATGGGGCGCCGCTTGAGCATGCTCCGCTGAATCGGTTTACGTCTCGTCGCAACCGTCATAACCCTCCTTCTCAGAACGGATAGACCCAATCGAGAATGCGAATGAACCACCCGGGGCGCTGCACATCGTCGAGCACCCCGAGACCTGAATATTCGATTCTGGCGTCGGCGATGGCGGATGACAGCACCGTATTCTTGGTGTCGACATCGACTCGACGCACGATGCCACCGATGCTCATCAACTGTTTTTCACTGTTGACCGTCACTTCACGACGTCCTTCGATGCGAAGATCGCCGTTCGGAAGCACTTCCGTCACGATCGTGGAGATGGTCCCCGTCAACGTCCCTTCGCGGCTGGTCGCGCCCTTTCCGCTGAATTTATTGGTGGCGCTTGCGTCGATCCCCATCCCTCGTCTCGTTTCATCGCTGAATCGTATGCCCGGTATTCCGATGTAGCCCATCGCGCTGCCGACCAGACTGTTTTTAATCGATGACTCACGCTGAGC
Protein-coding regions in this window:
- a CDS encoding flagellar basal body P-ring protein FlgI; this translates as MVKRSISIVSALILTGGLLMPSGADAVRIKDIGVIEGVRENQLLGYGLVVGLDSTGDRVIGGQFTIQAMMSMLNKMGVNLVIDPIQLLTRNIASVMVTAKLPPFSKPGMTLDAVVSSMANAKSLQGGTLLLTPLKAANQQVFAVAQGPVSIGGFLGGTGGAGGATVVKNHQSAGVIPGGAIIEKELPVNIDSWETVSVLLRQPDFTTAIRTAEAIESAFGKGSASAVNAGSVKATIPQVFQGRVVEYIASIEGLDVTVDSIAKVVVNERTGTVVLGEHVRISTCAISHGNLTISVKNTLNVSQPPAPLIGSSAGQTTVTPDVQTEVKEQESRLLVVDETVTLGEVVRALNAVGVTPRDLVAILSALRSAGALQANLEII
- a CDS encoding flagellar basal body L-ring protein FlgH, which codes for MLKKPASGVLASLRGSTYRSVRRAPSFAAALPAERRVLARRGWASEIRSLFAYPVQLVGVVLLLQACSSPPNVSSKIVVPPLPPPKTVGSLWQEDNGRSYLYEDLRAMRIGDILTVKIIENHKGSKSADTAAQRESSIKNSLVGSAMGYIGIPGIRFSDETRRGMGIDASATNKFSGKGATSREGTLTGTISTIVTEVLPNGDLRIEGRREVTVNSEKQLMSIGGIVRRVDVDTKNTVLSSAIADARIEYSGLGVLDDVQRPGWFIRILDWVYPF